In Vanessa tameamea isolate UH-Manoa-2023 chromosome 19, ilVanTame1 primary haplotype, whole genome shotgun sequence, one genomic interval encodes:
- the LOC113396060 gene encoding protein phosphatase 1 regulatory subunit 12A, with protein sequence MEKREVSGRGEPIPSILKKSKKHRTGGDLVDKSTKIRREKNGFKKGDANIPLPQGCTPLMYACQQANYKSVIDILNKDPSSVRIRDRSLRCALHYCASSGAGASQAARAACADRVLMAAPSLADARDADGLTPLHLAVVHGNVPLVQTLLAAGADVNAKDNEQHTVVHWATVCGEVGALRAVLAAGADAATPDQHGGYPLHYAAQMCGAPAATDHQSRGAALEVLRALVKEGDARVEVRDADGRTPLLWAASAGSAAAVLALHQAGASVDDADRDGLTALHCASARGHTEALETLVGLCGARVDVADSHGCTPLHYAAALGHADATSALLVHGADAHRQDRRGRSPAHTAAAKGQIETVRILGARGTNLWLRNSKGDLPLHEAVASGRRELVKWLLDGRPSQVNATNHEGRTPLHIAAATDNADLCRLLLDRGAEVNPVARSSKNEPLTPLDCATSRGHRSTAKYLQMQGGLPATKLSNTHIVIDAAPISALPTRKVTSTKIDVRDRIRIEKREVVELSSPVSDRRRIIKRDNIESKSCSSTSSEDRKMKKKTKKYGDRYSERRQKRIEKQRSFSDGYDSEYELYDKFPEKEQKIKRDTKDKKSRSKSEPSRRSRSCARYRHRYSRSSSGSSSETPSYSKKRKSRRHRKRSKRKSTSSSDSSSESSERQSMKRKGKKTSIRIENDSEKQSVNIVKFKNINKPQDIEVEDNSKSKSLPSNSFETNLEIEPVTEAEVSKNKAHSETETDTISVKTNMVITEAQIHMERESSQHGNSELTVTLDSSNNVSIETTNLSVMHKDLDEPSKQDDKTQKEDDVQSNVIEEKVEIKALEKLEPSTEKDTTEKSFSLKTDEEDITKIIHDSDKVKDESNLKSEIDRPESLKEVDKEPETLENEQLIIDKHTNDETQNAQIQQKDSNDNSLDIKKITSFQILSGPDKNNSDNKDDCKSSIENLGKNQEDKISPSVSFSNKDEIIKIKDSDNNSECLMGEHITNNKNDEKTEKELFKQSESVLAKDHDEVLTSSKAASSEDIQIPDKGIITILDNDTINQGPDERDCETSLPLSQISPRRISKSSKDSQVSSRKSSIYETESYKVLSDTVGTAELSVGILKKSNTMGEETMRAVRESSFGRIASISDNEVYYSLSEANGRRKRFRKKGRLKSRITIRSKSENSERGYESSGLMDSGFEPSPRPVQRFIMSPRLNAYYQQRRSARHIGKSDSKIPVRKPGDKKAVDMKSVTQRIQTNMRRYYCERKIFQHLLELKRLQIRTSKANEAVLVKRAIDEFNKSSLSNVGLGPYNSTDYSFSSFEKFLYESLRKLQKSGKRHLDNLPEKAIDFDYGESELYKMSVIPDNPCLCTSKTHRCYHAVHAYTGIPCSAYIPYKWNHHTMPKPATAGTSKSKGFLPKIKSKPPSGKAHVTLEVSHGTERQLIALPAEKLDKNKRYYVTFTVKGSEPPSDDNASPKSSTKTKSG encoded by the exons ATGGAAAAGCGCGAAGTGAGCGGCCGGGGCGAGCCCATCCCGAGCATactgaaaaaatctaaaaagcACCGTACAGGAGGCGATCTCGTCGATAAAAGTACTAAGATCAGACGAGAAAAGAACGGCTTCAAAAAGGGTGATGCAAACATCCCTCTGCCGCAAGGCTGCACACCACTTATGTACGCCTGTCAACAGGCGAACTATAAATCTGTTATTGATATACTCAATAAAGAT ccgTCATCGGTACGTATTCGTGATCGCAGTCTACGTTGCGCGCTGCACTACTGTGCTTCAAGCGGCGCGGGTGCAAGCCAGGCAGCGCGTGCGGCGTGCGCAGACCGTGTGCTAATGGCTGCTCCGTCGCTGGCTGATGCGCGTGATGCTGATGGTCTAACACCGTTACATTTAGCTGTTGTTCACGGCAACGTACCACTCGTGCAAACACTACTGGCTGCGGGTGCGGATGTCAACGCGAAGGATAACGAACAGCATACCGTTGTTCATTGGGCTACAG tctgTGGCGAGGTGGGAGCACTAAGAGCGGTGTTGGCCGCAGGAGCTGACGCAGCGACTCCAGACCAACACGGTGGATATCCCTTGCATTACGCCGCGCAAATGTGTGGAGCACCTGCTGCTACAGATCACCAG AGCAGAGGAGCAGCCTTGGAAGTGCTCCGGGCTTTAGTAAAAGAAGGCGATGCGAGAGTAGAAGTCAGGGACGCAGATGGTCGTACGCCACTACTGTGGGCTGCATCCGCCGGCTCAGCTGCCGCAGTGTTAGCGTTACATCAAGCTGGCGCAAGTGTTGACGATGCTGACAG AGATGGGTTAACAGCTTTACACTGTGCATCGGCGCGAGGACATACAGAAGCCCTAGAAACATTAGTAGGTCTTTGCGGTGCTCGTGTTGATGTCGCAGACTCGCATGGTTGTACTCCACTACACTATGCCGCTGCATTAGGTCATGCAGACGCAACTTCTGCTTTGTTAGTTCATGGGGCAGATGCTCATCGACAGGATCGAAGAGGCAGAAGTCCTGCTCATACAGCAGCTGCTAAAGGCCAAATTGAGACTGTACGCATTCTTG GAGCCAGAGGAACAAATCTATGGTTGCGAAATTCAAAAGGTGATCTGCCATTACACGAAGCTGTTGCATCAGGACGCCGAGAATTAGTAAAATGGTTATTAGATGGAAGACCGTCACAAGTGAATGCAACGAATCATGAAGGACGAACACCTCTTCACATTGCTGCGGCTACCGATAATGCTGATCTTTGCCGTCTGTTATTAGATCGGGGGGCAGAAGTGAATCCTGTTGCTAGATCATCAAAAAATGAACCTTTGACGCCTTTAGATTGTGCAACAAGTAGGGGTCATCGGTCTActgcaaaatatttacaaatgcaAGGTGGATTACCTGCTACAAAACTTTCAAATACACATATTGTAATTGATGCTGCACCAATATCTGCATTACCAACGAGAAAAGTAACAAGTACAAAAATTGATGTACGTGATCGGATTCGAATAGAAAAACGTGAAGTAGTTGAATTGTCAAGTCCAGTTTCAGACAGGAGGCGTATTATTAAAAGGGATAATATAGAGTCAAAGAGTTGTAGTAGTACCTCATCTGAAGATcgtaaaatgaaaaagaaaacaaagaaatacGGGGACAGATACTCTGAACGCAGACAAAAGCGTATAGAAAAACAACGGAGTTTTAGTGATGGTTATGATAGCGAGTACGAATTATATGACAAATTCCCTGAAAAAGAACAGAAAATTAAAAGAGATACAAAAGATAAGAAAAGCAGATCGAAAAGTGAACCATCTCGAAGGAGTAGAAGTTGTGCAAGATATCGTCATCGTTATTCACGGTCTTCATCAGGAAGTTCATCGGAAACACCGAGTTATTCAAAAAAAAGGAAAAGTAGGCGACATCGAAAGCGAAGTAAGCGGaaatcaacatcatcatcagacAGTAGCTCTGAATCAAGCGAACGTCAAAGCATGAAACGTAAGGGgaaaaaaacatctattagaatcGAAAACGATAGTGAAAAACAAAGCgtgaatattgttaaatttaaaaatattaacaagccTCAAGATATTGAAGTAGAAGAtaatagtaaaagtaaaagtCTACCCTCTAATTCGTTCGAAACAAACTTAGAAATCGAACCAGTAACAGAAGCCGAAGTATCAAAAAATAAAGCTCACAGTGAAACAGAAACTGATACAATATCCGTTAAGACTAATATGGTAATTACAGAAGCTCAAATTCATATGGAACGTGAATCTAGTCAGCATGGGAATTCTGAGTTGACTGTCACTTTGGATTCATCGAATAATGTTTCAATAGAAACTACAAATTTATCTGTTATGCATAAAGATTTAGATGAACCATCAAAGCAAGATGATAAAACACAAAAAGAAGATGATGTTCAGAGCAATGTGATAGAAGAAAAGGTTGAGATAAAAGCGTTGGAAAAATTGGAGCCATCTACTGAAAAGGATACAACTGAAAAAAGTTTCagtttgaaaactgacgaagaagatataactaaaattattcaTGATTCTGATAAAGTAAAAGatgaatctaatttaaaaagtgaAATAGATAGACCTGAATCATTAAAAGAAGTAGATAAAGAACCAGAAACTCTTGAAAATGaacaattaataatagataaacaCACGAACGACGAAACACAAAATgcacaaatacaacaaaaagaCAGCAATGACAATAGCTTggatataaagaaaataacatcttttcaaattttatctggcccagataaaaataattctgacaATAAAGATGATTGTAAATCAAGTATAGAAAATCTAGGTAAAAATCAAGAAGACAAGATTTCACCGAGCGTATCTTTTTCAAACAAAGacgaaataatcaaaattaaggACTCAGATAATAACTCCGAATGTTTAATGGGAGagcatattacaaataataaaaatgatgaaaagACTGAAAAAGAACTTTTTAAGCAAAGTGAAAGTGTTTTAGCAAAAGATCATGATGAAGTTCTAACTAGTTCTAAAGCCGCTAGCAGTGAAGATATTCAAATTCCTGATAAAGGTATTATAACAATACTAGataatgatacaataaatcAGGGTCCAGATGAAAGAGATTGTGAAACTAGTCTACCACTGTCACAAATTTCTCCTAGGCGTATTAGTAAATCTTCAAAAGATAGTCAAGTGAGCAGTAGAAAAAGCAGTATTTATGAAACCGAAAGTTATAAAGTTCTATCGGATACTGTAGGTACGGCAGAGTTAAGCGtcggaatattaaaaaaatcaaacactATGGGCGAAGAAACCATGCGCGCTGTAAGAGAAAGTTCATTCGGAAGAATCGCCAGTATAAGTGATAACGAAGTTTACTATAGTCTATCAGAAGCAAATGGTCGAAGGAAACGTTTTCGGAAGAAAGGTAGATTGAAAAGTAGAATTACTATCAGGTCTAAAAGTGAGAATTCCGAGAGAGGTTATGAATCTAGCGGCTTAATGGATTCTGGTTTTGAACCTAGTCCACGCCCAGTTCAACGTTTTATTATGAGTCCTAGACTTAATGCGTACTACCAACAACGCAGAAGTGCAAGACATATAGGAAAATCTGACAGTAAAATACCGGTTCGAAAACCAGGGGATAAGAAAGCTGTAGATATGAAGTCTGTCACACAaagaatacaaacaaatatgaggag GTATTATTGCGAACGAAAAATCTTTCAGCATTTATTAGAACTTAAACGTTTACAAATAAGGACAAGTAAAGCTAATGAGGCTGTCTTAGTGAAAAGGGCTATTGATGAATTTAACAAATCTAGTCTATCGAATGTTGGGTTGGGTCCTTATAATAGCACCGATTATTCATTCAGCAGTTTTGAAAAATTTCTTTATGAAAGTTTAAGAAAACTACAAAAAAGTGGAAAGCGACATTTGGATAATTTACCAGAAAAGGCAATAGATTTTGATTATGGAGAAAGTGAATTATACAAAATGAGTGTTATCCCTGATAACCCATGCCTATGCACGAGTAAAACTCATCGGTGTTATCATGCAGTACATGCTTATACCGGAATTCCTTGCTCCGCATATA TTCCCTATAAATGGAATCACCACACAATGCCCAAGCCAGCTACAGCAGGTACAAGTAAATCTAAAGGGTTTTTACCCAAAATTAAATCGAAACCACCGTCTGGAAAAGCACACGTAACTCTGGAAGTGTCACATGGTACAGAAAGACAACTTATAGCCTTACCAGCTGAGAaattggataaaaataaaaggtattatGTAACGTTTACTGTCAAAGGTTCTGAACCACCATCTGACGATAACGCTTCTCCCAAATCATCAACCAAGACGAAAAGTGGGTGA